A single window of Nicotiana sylvestris chromosome 3, ASM39365v2, whole genome shotgun sequence DNA harbors:
- the LOC104246243 gene encoding golgin candidate 2 has product MAHWISSKLKVAENLLQQIDQQAAGSLRKSEKQRSDDLDRENIAKTNENKPLKDQLKKKSLETDDLITKSRTDRNSTSISLDKNNSFRSNSNYKPQKEAVTPIDSSPKSSTNALTDTDWTELLSAPSSNATAGASNGSNGVAGIRSGRSDGRKQRSLGSGSNLLAVEGKRSQKPQKVVKSVKGSNSQSENEVDGSRLERRANNAGYRMPVTSSVNLKIDGGEGLDRRDLHRKGENVESLRGNKDEQNEVKNEYLEDFKGVKKSPVNSRSGDKSLGIVMGSATLDKELDIKNQLDDNKSIRPAKAMVDRPKMDSQISTSVKMGSSSPSNGESDSETDSASSSDSESEREREERRRRRQQILAEKAAAKAMEAIKERENMVAKLEGEKQSLEKILEQRAKQQVEEASELQTKMMETMEAVELEKQKHNSTRMETLTRLAKLETVNAELARYLASVQWNLEVEINQVAELRQQVESKEAVHEELRREISGTQGSGEKLVASKGVEVEREILEAEHSFLTDKLGLLQEKAKTLERSIETTQHELENPTAVEIELKRRLGQLTDHLIQKQAQVEALSSEKATMTFKIEAVSRSLEENKSMLTDFPSTSSMGDLESGLWELSNSKLRPLFEERMRSGQQHLGSLIRQLDSIFCAGMVFLRRNPPAKLLSLVYLVSLHLWVIYILMSHAPVSEDSTGAVISLENINKTGGM; this is encoded by the exons ATGGCTCACTGGATCTCTTCGAAGCTCAAAGTCGCCGAGAATCTACTTCAACAG ATAGATCAGCAAGCAGCTGGTTCACTCCGGAAGAGTGAGAAGCAACGATCTGATGACCTAGATCGCGAAAACATAGCTAAAACCAATGAAAATAAGCCACTTAAGGACCAGCTGAAGAAGAAAAGCCTCGAAACTGATGATTTAATCACGAAATCCAGAACTGATCGTAATTCAACTTCTATTAGCCTGGATAAGAATAATAGCTTTCGTAGCAATAGTAATTATAAGCCTCAAAAGGAGGCAGTCACGCCAATAGATTCGAGCCCTAAGTCGAGTACCAATGCTCTTACTGATACTGATTGGACTGAATTGCTAAGTGCACCTAGTTCAAATGCCACTGCTGGGGCGAGTAATGGTAGTAATGGAGTGGCTGGTATCCGTAGTGGTAGGAGTGATGGTAGAAAACAAAGGAGTTTGGGATCCGGGTCGAATTTGCTTGCTGTGGAAGGGAAAAGGAGCCAGAAACCTCAAAAGGTTGTTAAGAGTGTTAAAGGATCAAATAGTCAATCAGAGAATGAGGTAGACGGTAGCAGGTTAGAGAGAAGAGCTAACAATGCAGGCTATAGAATGCCGGTAACTTCAAGTGTTAATCTCAAAATTGATGGGGGGGAAGGTTTGGACAGAAGGGACCTTCATCGAAAAGGTGAGAATGTGGAGTCCTTGCGTGGAAATAAGGATGAACAAAATGAAGTGAAGAATGAGTATTTGGAGGATTTTAAGGGTGTAAAGAAGTCTCCGGTGAATAGTCGTTCTGGAGATAAGAGCCTTGGCATTGTGATGGGGTCTGCCACTCTTGATAAGGAGTTGGACATAAAGAATCAGCTGGATGACAATAAGAGCATTAGGCCAGCGAAGGCTATGGTTGACAGACCAAAAATGGACTCTCAGATTTCAACTTCTGTAAAGATGGGTTCTTCTTCACCTAGCAACGGAGAATCAGATTCTGAGACAGATTCAGCATCTTCATCAGACTCGGAAAGTGAACGTGAAAgagaagaaaggagaagaagaaggcaGCAGATCCTGGCGGAGAAAGCAGCTGCAAAAGCAATGGAAGCTATAAAAGAACGTGAGAACATGGTTGCTAAATTGGAAGGGGAGAAACAGAGCTTAGAAAAAATACTTGAACAGCGGGCCAAACAACAAGTTGAAGAG GCTTCTGAGTTACAGACGAAAATGATGGAAACAATGGAAGCTGTTGAGTTGGAGAAGCAGAAACATAATAGTACTAGAATGGAAACTCTTACACGATTAGCAAAGCTTGAG ACTGTAAATGCTGAACTTGCAAGGTATCTCGCCTCTGTTCAATGGAATCTTGAAGTAGAG ATTAATCAGGTTGCTGAACTACGCCAACAAGTTGAGTCAAAAGAAGCGGTTCATGAAG AATTGAGAAGGGAGATATCTGGGACACAGGGAAGTGGTGAAAAA TTAGTGGCTTCAAAAGGGGTTGAAGTGGAGAGAGAGATACTTGAAGCAGAGCACTCTTTTTTAACAGATAAATTGGGATTGTTGCAGGAAAAG GCAAAGACACTGGAAAGAAGCATTGAGACAACACAGCATGAACTGGAAAACCCAACTGCAGTGGAAATCGAGCTCAAGCGGAGGCTTGGTCAATTGACTGATCATCTGATTCAGAAACAAGCTCAG GTTGAGGCACTGTCTTCTGAGAAGGCCACAATGACGTTTAAAATTGAG GCGGTTTCAAGGTCGCTAGAAGAAAACAAGTCTATGTTAACTGATTTTCCCAGTACCTCATCAATGGGTGATTTGGAGTCTGGGTTGTGGGAGCTCTCCAACTCAAAGTTGAGGCCTTTGTTTGAAGAAAGAATGCGATCCGGCCAGCAGCATTTGGGATCACTGATTCGGCAGTTGGACTCCATCTTCTGCGCCGGAATGGTGTTTCTCAGAAGAAATCCACCCGCAAAATTATTGTCTCTGGTTTACCTTGTATCCCTTCATCTTTGGGTCATATACATTTTAATGTCTCATGCTCCTGTCTCTGAAGACTCCACTGGTGCAGTTATTTCCTTGGAGAATATCAATAAAACGGGAGGCATGTGA
- the LOC104246244 gene encoding uncharacterized protein isoform X1 — protein sequence MDSNLLGLTAIVTLGYQFIFFVITALLKFDKVTDFAGSTNFIVLAILTLVLNGSWYFRQVILSLFVVIWGLRLGLFLLMRILQWGEDRRFDDKRDNLGKLAVFWILQAIWVWTVSLPVTVVNASDKQPPLQAQDIIGWIMWSSGILVEITADQQKLAFKNSPENRGRWCTVGLWKYSRHPNYFGEIFLWWGVFLASTPVLEGAKWLVVFGPVFVTLLLLFVSGIPLLEASGDKKFGNVAAYRSYKRKTSPLILLPPGVYGNLPQWFKAILLFEFPLYSRNLPQEELSWNRRSQQGSRVEPKMS from the exons ATGGACTCCAATTTGTTGGGCCTCACTGCCATTGTTACC TTGGGTTATCAGTTTATATTTTTCGTTATCACAGCACTCCTCAAGTTTGATAAAGTTACTGACTTTGCCG GAAGTACAAACTTCATTGTACTTGCTATTTTGACCTTGGTACTAAATGGTTCATGGTACTTTCGACAA GTGATTTTGTCTCTGTTTGTAGTGATATGGGGCCTTCGATTGGGGCTATTCCTATTAATGAG GATATTACAGTGGGGGGAGGACAGACGTTTTGATGACAAACGTGACAATCTTGGAAAACTGGCAGTATTTTGGATACTTcag GCAATCTGGGTATGGACTGTTAGTTTACCAGTGACAGTTGTTAATGCAAGCGACAAGCAGCCGCCTCTTCAGGCTCAAGACATCATTGGTTGGATTATGTGGTCTAGTGGGATTTTGGTTGAGATTACAGCTGACCAACAAAAGTTGGCATTCAAAAACTCCCCAGAAAACAGAGGAAGGTGGTGCACCGTTGGCCTTTGGAAGTATTCACGTCATCCAAACTATTTTGGTGAG ATTTTTCTTTGGTGGGGTGTTTTCCTGGCTTCCACACCGGTGCTGGAGGGTGCTAAATGGCTTGTTGTGTTTGGACCAGTATTTGTAACCTTGCTGCTTCTTTTTGTTAGTGGCATACCCCTGCTTGAG GCATCAGGTGATAAGAAGTTTGGAAATGTTGCTGCATATAGATCATATAAGAGAAAAACTAG CCCTCTCATTCTGCTGCCTCCTGGAGTGTATGGGAATCTTCCTCAGTGGTTCAAAGCCATACTTCTTTTTGAGTTCCCTTTGTACAGTCGCAATCTTCCCCAAGAAGAGCTAAGCTG GAATAGAAGAAGCCAGCAAGGAAGCAGAGTAGAACCGAAGATGAGTTGA
- the LOC104246244 gene encoding uncharacterized protein isoform X2 — protein sequence MDSNLLGLTAIVTLGYQFIFFVITALLKFDKVTDFAGSTNFIVLAILTLVLNGSWYFRQVILSLFVVIWGLRLGLFLLMRILQWGEDRRFDDKRDNLGKLAVFWILQAIWVWTVSLPVTVVNASDKQPPLQAQDIIGWIMWSSGILVEITADQQKLAFKNSPENRGRWCTVGLWKYSRHPNYFGEIFLWWGVFLASTPVLEGAKWLVVFGPVFVTLLLLFVSGIPLLEASGDKKFGNVAAYRSYKRKTSPLILLPPGVYGNLPQWFKAILLFEFPLYSRNLPQEELS from the exons ATGGACTCCAATTTGTTGGGCCTCACTGCCATTGTTACC TTGGGTTATCAGTTTATATTTTTCGTTATCACAGCACTCCTCAAGTTTGATAAAGTTACTGACTTTGCCG GAAGTACAAACTTCATTGTACTTGCTATTTTGACCTTGGTACTAAATGGTTCATGGTACTTTCGACAA GTGATTTTGTCTCTGTTTGTAGTGATATGGGGCCTTCGATTGGGGCTATTCCTATTAATGAG GATATTACAGTGGGGGGAGGACAGACGTTTTGATGACAAACGTGACAATCTTGGAAAACTGGCAGTATTTTGGATACTTcag GCAATCTGGGTATGGACTGTTAGTTTACCAGTGACAGTTGTTAATGCAAGCGACAAGCAGCCGCCTCTTCAGGCTCAAGACATCATTGGTTGGATTATGTGGTCTAGTGGGATTTTGGTTGAGATTACAGCTGACCAACAAAAGTTGGCATTCAAAAACTCCCCAGAAAACAGAGGAAGGTGGTGCACCGTTGGCCTTTGGAAGTATTCACGTCATCCAAACTATTTTGGTGAG ATTTTTCTTTGGTGGGGTGTTTTCCTGGCTTCCACACCGGTGCTGGAGGGTGCTAAATGGCTTGTTGTGTTTGGACCAGTATTTGTAACCTTGCTGCTTCTTTTTGTTAGTGGCATACCCCTGCTTGAG GCATCAGGTGATAAGAAGTTTGGAAATGTTGCTGCATATAGATCATATAAGAGAAAAACTAG CCCTCTCATTCTGCTGCCTCCTGGAGTGTATGGGAATCTTCCTCAGTGGTTCAAAGCCATACTTCTTTTTGAGTTCCCTTTGTACAGTCGCAATCTTCCCCAAGAAGAGCTAAGCTG A